In Bacteroidota bacterium, a single window of DNA contains:
- a CDS encoding peptidylprolyl isomerase: MLKAEIHTDKGIMKVEFFEKDAPGTVKNFTDLAKKGFYDGLNFHRVLPNFVIQGGCPTGTGSGGPGYKIKCELTGDNQYHDRGVLSMAHAGRDTGGSQFFICHSRDNTSHLDRNHTVFGKVVEGLDVIDQIRQGDKIQKIVVIDK, encoded by the coding sequence ATGCTAAAAGCTGAAATACACACCGACAAAGGAATTATGAAAGTTGAATTCTTTGAAAAAGATGCTCCGGGCACCGTTAAAAATTTTACCGACCTCGCCAAAAAAGGGTTTTATGACGGGTTGAATTTTCACAGGGTACTTCCAAATTTTGTGATTCAGGGAGGCTGTCCTACAGGTACCGGCAGCGGCGGGCCTGGTTATAAAATAAAATGTGAACTCACCGGAGATAACCAATACCATGACCGCGGCGTTCTTTCAATGGCACATGCCGGAAGAGATACAGGCGGATCGCAGTTTTTTATATGTCATAGCAGGGATAACACATCACATCTCGACAGGAATCACACTGTATTCGGGAAAGTTGTGGAAGGACTTGATGTGATCGATCAGATCCGCCAGGGCGATAAAATTCAAAAGATCGTTGTGATCGATAAGTAG